The DNA window GCAGATAAACATGTCGGGGCTCCCGAGGACCATCGCCAGCCGAGCTGGTCCTGTCCCACGGGGGACACACACAACAAGGAATAGATCGGCACAGTTCAAACTGCCATTGGATTGAGCGCGTTGTCCCCGTCCATTCTGGGACCAGCTGGATGGATCCCGGCCCCTTTGGAGGACTACAAGAAGAAAGACTAAAGTGGACATTTTGACAGTTTTTATACCCTTTTAgacattatttaattattctgtTGCTTTCTAAAATCAAACATAATTTTTGAAATATAAATCCCTTTGGCAATATTTGTCTTCCATATACTTTTTAATCAGCAGACACTgtaaatcattattattttattcctcATATCTTGTATCAtctttttctgtttctacttACGTGTGAACAGATTAATTGTCTCTTGTATGTGCGATATGatttgttgtgttcatgttaaatgaaacaacataaaataaaaatcataaaatgaatgaataaatgaatgaatgaatgaatgaatgaatgaatgaatgaataaatgaatgaatgaatgaatgaatgaatgaatgaatgaatggataaTCTCGGTATAGGAATACAGACGCCGCCTCCCCCAACAGAGCGGCACACACCGGTGTATTAATGGAGCGCACCCACATCCAATTGGCGACGATCCGTGTGACGTTTACGGATGTAGACAGAGCAGAGTGAGTCGTCCTACCCCCCATGGTCCTATCGCTGAAACACAACACAAGGTGAGGATGTCTTCAGATTTAGTTTCAACAGACAGTGTCGAAAATGTTCACCTGTAAGACACCAGAGCTggagagaagacagacagacagacagacagacagacagacagcaggtagagctgcagacacagagagagcagtCACATGGAGATCAGCTGTGTGTTCAGTGAGATCCAGCAGGATGACTTCAGCATGACTCTATCAGATATGTATCACAGTGGATCCCAGATCACAGTTAGCTGCTGTTCTGGGCTGGATCCGCCTGCATGTCACACACGTTGTGTACTACAGTATGATGTGTTATAGACTAGTGTAGCCTagtatacactgatcagccataacattaagaccactgacaggtgaagtgaataacattgattgattatcagtgggtgggatatattagacagcaagtgaacattttgacctttgaactttgtgt is part of the Sebastes umbrosus isolate fSebUmb1 chromosome 12, fSebUmb1.pri, whole genome shotgun sequence genome and encodes:
- the LOC119497879 gene encoding LOW QUALITY PROTEIN: cytochrome c oxidase subunit 8A, mitochondrial-like (The sequence of the model RefSeq protein was modified relative to this genomic sequence to represent the inferred CDS: inserted 1 base in 1 codon; substituted 1 base at 1 genomic stop codon) gives rise to the protein MSGLPRTIASRAGPVPRGTHTXKEXIGTVQTAIGLSALSPSILGPAGWIPAPLEDYKKKD